The genomic DNA GGTACAGCTGTAGGGAATGGCCTGGGGCAGCTCAGTGCTAGGAGGGAGAGGCCCAGCAACTTACATGAGTATTAAAGCCCCTGGAGAAATTAAATAGGTCTCTCCCCTGGCATTTGGATTCTCTGCCCCGGCCCATGATAAGCTCATCTCGGCAGCAAGGGGGGGCCTGCCTCCTCTCGGCTTGGGGTGTGTGAGCAGTGCAGAGGGCAGGGAGATAAAGCGGTCTCAGTCTGCACAAGGCCCACAACTCAGGGTTTGGTGCAAGACTAAGCCCCTTGTAAACAAAGGCATGCGATTCCTTTCTGGCACTGAAAATCCTCAGTGCAAGTGAACTGAAGGGGAGTGGAAGCTGCCTTCTGGCTAACTGGTGGCTCTTGTTTCCTTTCTAGATTAAGGAGATCACGTTCCTGAAAAACACAGTCATGGAGTGTGATGCCTGTGGTGAGTTGCTCTGTTAAATGCCCCAAGCCCAATTGCTCACTGCTGCCTCCTACCTTTGTCTAAACAAGCAACAGACCACCCCTAGCACAGCTCCATCAAGGGGTCGGTTTGTTCACATTCACTAGAAGTGCCATCGGATAATCCTCAGACTTGGCATTGCCCCTCTTCCAAGCACTCCGTAACCGTTAATTAAGCTTCATGACCCACTCCTGGGAGGCAGCTGAGGATAATTATCCCTATTTCATAGCTGGGGAAAGTGAAGCAACTTGACCCCAGGAAGTCAGTGTTGGAGCTGGGGTTAGAACTTGGGTACTTCTggatcccagccctgtgctcaggtCTTTGTCCTAGGGTGTCACCTCCTTAGCAATCGCAGGCGGAACAATTAGCAGGGACTGGGAGCCACGCACCTACATAAGCCTCTTTCCTTCTGAGCCACAGGCCTTGCCTAGCCATGCACAGGCCCTAGGTAAAACACTTTGTGGACAATTGTAGTTTAGAGTGGCTCAGACATGTTCCTAGTCAACATAAGCTGAACCGCTGCTCTTAGCCTAAACTCagtgtgtccacacagccttttgcatCTGTTTGGAAACCATGCCTCAAGTTAAACCTGTGCAATGCTGCATGGAGGTGAGCCCAGAGTCCTATTGATCTCCTGCTGCCTCAGGAATAGCCGATTAGTCCATACAACCCCCACCTCTTTGTATCCTAAACTGTTGATAAACTCTGTTCCATAACAGCCCTCCACTGGGCCACGCTGCACCGTTCAGGGCAATCATTTAGTTTTTCAGGTGCACACAGCCTCCTGTCGCCTAATAACCCCACCTCAGGCATGTTCTAATCGCCTAGGAATGCACCGCGACGGGTCTGCTAGTTAGAGTTGGCCACTCTTGAGCTGTGAATGAAATGGAACGTTACTCTGTGCCATTCCTTCCAAGCCACTTCTTCCCCGTCCGAGCAAGGAAACAATCACAACATTTTGCACATCAGTTACTGTCTGCTCCTCACTAAGTGACTTTCTGGACTGAGATTTACTTCCAGTGTATTTGGGTTTAGGAGCGCACAGTTCAGGGAGATGCTCCGTTATTTGCCAGCACATCTAAAGAACAGAGCAGTAACTGGTTCCACATTTCTGCAGGAAAAGAGATTAGCCACAGCCTCTGGGACCCACCATACAGAATCACATTCATCCACAGCAGTTGCTTTAATAAGTTGCTCATAAAACTGTCTTGAACTTTCTTCCTCTCACTTGATCTGTCTTCCCTGCTTATTACTCTGGTTTACAAAGAGGTTGGGGAAAGACAGTTTCTTGGCATTCCTGGCTATCCTTCGAGCTGTCAGGGCCTTGAAAGAGAGCCCTTTATAGCACCCGTGCAGCTCTAAGCCGCACCTTCAGGGCAGACTGGGTAACAGTCCTCCCATGGGAAAACCTTGGAGTTTCTGAAATTGACGCTCATCTTAGAGTCCCACCAGCCCTCCCTTCTGGGGCCAGTTCTAGACCCTCTGCTATCTGGGGAGTCTGGGTAATGGGTGTGATGGTTAGGCAAGCAGGATTGAGAAGGATGGGAATGTCATTAATGTACCAGATGGGGAATCAAGATTCCAGGCTGTATTTCTCACAGAGTCAGAGGCCTCAGATAagtaacttctctgtgcctcaatttccccagctGCAAAATAGGAACACGACTGTTTTCCCTCCCAGGGTAGTGAGAGATCATTCACTATCTGTGACCCTCTAGGAGACCTTCCCCTAGAAGGCATGCTGTAAGTGTAACGTATGATAGGTGCTGGCTGTAGTAGCTCTATTCCTAACATGTCTTCTATTCTCCAGGCATGAACACCGGGGCAACTGGCCCAAGGATCACCATAACACAATTTCCCAGATGTTTGTCAAACCCTTGTTTCCCTGGAGTTACCTGCACAGAGACTGGCTCTGGCTTCCGCTGTGGACCCTGCCCCCTGGGCTTCACAGGCAACGGGACCCACTGCACAGACATTAATGAGGTCAGAGATCTTCTGTAATGAGTCACTGGACATTACAAAAACCTGTGGCTAACTCCTCTCTAGAGCAGAGTAGGACTTTCTCACATTAGCCTTGTGGTCATTAATAGAGGTCACACAGTTAAACTTCCCTGCCCAATGCAACAAACCAATGCCCTCCGTACTTTAACTGGAGTGGAATGCATGTCTCATGTATTAAAACTCCCTTCTTCTTGCTCCATCCAAGAAGTCTTTAAAGGCCTGGTGTCTCTTTCTAAAAGTGATTCAATGGCTCAAACAGGAGGCATGGGCCCAACGCAAAAACGATCAGGTGAGGCTTGCTGGCCTGTGATGTgtacgtcagactagatgatcataatggatCCTCTTCTGGCCCTCTGCACTTAACAGAGGACAAACTGTACTGTAGACAGGGCTGGATTCTGTGGACACCACACACAGTGAAACCTGCACACAGTAAACCAGTCTCAGGCTTTCCAATCCGTCTCTGCAGTTTAAGCTCAGTTTCTACAAggcaaatgattttttccccctgattcTTTAGGGGGTCACTTACTAAAGACAGGTTTTCCTTCCTTTGTACAGCTGGAATTTCATTCAGTTGCTGAGGTTTGTTGGATGGCAACAGGTTTCTTTGTTTAATGATACTGGGGAGATAATGCACAAGGCTTAAATTAAAACGGTGGGAAAAGATTAAGCAATTTATAATCTTTGGGGCTGGAGGTCCTGTTGAATGCTAATGTCTCCTTCTGAGACGGGCAATTACATCACCGTGCTGTGAATAAACCCTGACCCCTCAAAACCAGCGTGACAAATTATACGGTACTTTGGACTCAGAGACGCTGCCAAGAAGAAGTCATGAAGTGTAAGTTAGTGCCCTGCCTGGGAAACAGATGGCACCTTGGAAATTAACAGGAAGGAATCTTGTCAGTTGATTTGCTTTCCTTGTCTGCGCCCCAGACAGCTTGGGAGAGCAGAGTAGAGGGGGAGCTGCACTTTCCCCTGGCACAGAAATCCAAATATCCCCATTCACTTGTGCCTGCATCGTGGGGCCAGGGTCAGACTGTAGGAATGGCTGGTTTATAATCGCAACTAGCAACTCAGCAGGAACTCTCCTTCTTGCCTACAGTGCAGCATGAATCCCTGCTTCCCAAGAGTCAACTGCGTTAACACTGCCCCTGGCTTCCATTGTGACCCCTGTCCCACGGGCTATACTGGGCCAGCACCCGAAGGGGTTGGGCTAGCATTCGCCAGAGCTAACAAACAGGTACATCCGTCCCCCTCATCCCATCCCCAAAAGCCACTTTAAGTGAGGTGGCTGCCTTCTACTGAAGTGTGACTCACCCTCCCGCTTCCTCCTTCCCGGACAGGTTTGTACAGACATCAACGAGTGTGAGACAGACAGCGCCAGGGCTTGTGTCCCAAACTCCATCTGCATCAACACACGGGTAACTAGCACCAGCTGGCCTGGGCCTGTGCCCTAGATCCCTTGCAGCGTCTCCTTTCCATTGGGACGGAGCAGTCGCACCGGCCGAATGGGGGTTCAAGCAGTTTTCCCAGCACCCACGTTACTTCTTGTTGCTTCTCTGGCAGGGATCCTACAAGTGCGGGTCTTGTAAGCCTGGCTTTGTTGGGGACCAGATTGTTGGGTGCCGGAGTCAGACAGAGAGACGCTGTCCCAACGGGCAACTCAGTCCGTGCCATGAGAAAGCTCGCTGCATTGTTGAACGTGATGGGACCATCTCATGTGTGGTGAGAACCAAACCACCCTTTGCTTAGAGAGCAGGGCCTTCAGGGGGTGCCTGTTTTCCCTTCACATCCATTCTGATTTTCTAAGTGTTCACGGGTTCCTGCGTCTATCACTGACCCCCTACCGGCTGGCACGTGCCACCAGTTCAAGTCTGCATTTGTTCCTTCTCCCAGCTGAGCTGAGAGAGTAACTTCTCCGTTAGCACTCCACATAGCAGCCTGTTGCTTTTGGAGAAGATGCTGCCTACGTGCAGTGAGCTGATGCTTCCAGGTCTCTGTGTGTCCACAGCCCCTGAGTGTTACACTGGCACCGAAGGGGGGTGAGCCCTGTTCAGACTGGGAGCTAAGGTCCAGTGAACACACTGGTGCCAGGGCGAGCCCAGGGCTGAGGCATCCAATCCCCCAGGATTTCTGAGACCGAGTGCAGCCCGTGGGatgcagccctgcagcctggatgCGTGTGCTCAGTAGAGCAGGTCTCACTGCGCCCTCACTCCCCACATCTGCTGTCTCGCAGTGTATTGTCGGGTGGGCCGGGAACGGCTACGTCTGCGGGAGGGACACAGACATCGATGGATTCCCGGATGAGAAGCTGCGCTGCACAGACCAAAAATGCCGCAAGGTAAGAGACTGAGCAGAGCAAGAGGCCAGCACCAGAGAGCTCATAATGCAGCCCAGCTCCGCATTCCCACCCCATGGAACCACTGTCCCTTAAGCCCCGCAGGCTTGTCGCTTGCAGCAGCCCCTGGGACTGGCTCAGGAGTGACGGACTCCCAGGGCAGGCTCGCCCAGGCTTTCGCGGTTAGAAAAGGCGGGGGGGCGCGGAAGGGGGGGGTTCCACAATACGCCAACAGCTCAAGGTACTTCACTGCGGCTCTTCTGTCAGGATAACTGCGTGACCGTCCCCAACTCTGGCCAAGAGGACGCGGACAGGGATGGCATCGGCGACGCGTGTGATGACGACGCTGATGGAGATGGGATATTAAATGCCGAGGTTTGGACTCTCTAATGCTTAGCCCCAAGCCATGCCAGCACATACCCACCGGCCCCAGGGAAATGACAGCTCCCAGCAGGAGCTGCAGCCTCCACCCTGGGACACAGGGTGCAGCTCTGCTAGGCAAAGCTTAGGCAGCCCTATGGTACCTGAAGCAAAGGGGGCTTTCTGGGGTGAGGGCTTCAGATGTGCCCGAAGGAGCCACTGTTCTGTCCAGTGCTGACAGGAGGCTTTGCTCCTCTCGTGAAACGATcaaggcaggaaggggtgggtgtggaggaagagggagagaggctgCGACTGGTTGAAATCATGCTTCTCTGAGGAAGTGGCAGGGATGGGTGTGTCCCAGCTTTTCAGCATTAGTCCTGGGCAAAGGCTGGTACCGGCTGAACATACACCGCTCCTGGGCTTTGAGACACTGCCTGGAATCACTGGTGCCAAGGCTGGGGTCAGATCGTTCAGAGTAGGTCTGCCCTGTGACCCCTTTCTGTACCTTCCCCATTGCTGGGCGCAGCTTCATCGCGGCTCCCTTCCCTTCACCTCACAGGACAACTGCGTCCTTGTGCGCAATGCAGACCAGCGCAACACAGACAAGGACAGCTTCGGCGACGCCTGTGACAACTGCCGGCACGTGAAGAACAACGACCAGCAGGACAGCGACAGCGACGGGAAGGGAGACGCGTGTGACGATGACATAGATGGAGACAGtaagagctggggggtggggacacagaCCCCCAAGAGCTGACAATGATATTAGTACCACACCCAAATGAGAGCAGCGGTGCCTCGAGCTGGCCCCAGCGCCTTGCCCACAGCCTGAGTCACGTTGGGCAGAAACCAGATACTGGAGACAGGTGGCCTAAAGCTCTGCAGGAAAAGCACTGATTTCTGATTGGCTAAAGCACTTATAACCACTGTGTCCTTGGGCAGCGATGCGCTCCCACCAAGAGCCTTCACAGTTCATGAGAGGCCACAACACACGCGATCTTCACACTGGCCCTAGAACCCGACTCCCCaaatcagagctgctgcagcttccATGCAGAAATGAAGCCGCTGGGCAAACTGAGCGGCCCGCAGCCCAGGCCGCTCCGTGGATGAAGGCCTGCTGAGTGCTCCACTACCAGGCTGATGAGGGAACACTGAGGGAGTTAAAGCAGCCAGTGTCAGGGCCGGGTCCTGGAAGAGGTTTGCTTGTCTATACGACATCACCAGATACCGTGCATTTACCCCCAGCCCAGCTTCCTAGAGCCAGAAACCACAACTGCCTCAGGCCTGGGAGAGACGAAATTCCTTTACAGACTATTCTGCAGAGTCGCTACAACTAAGGAATCTCACTGGCGCGATTCACTGGTGGAGGAGCTCATGGCATTGTGATAAGAAGTGACGTCAGAGAGGTTGCTGATTATATTGTCTGTCCTGTCTCAGACCTCTGGAAGATGCTGTCGGAGTTTTCCAAGTCTAACAGCCAATGCATAGTAAATAAGCCAAGGCTAATACATAAAATCTGCTTTAGAGCAGTTTGGGAAAACACTGACAACTTTGGTCTAAACCCTCTGCAGCTGGTTACTCCTGGACAGATAAGATGCTGACTTTTTGCAGCTCTGTCACTCTCTGTGAGGAATGCAGGTTTGAGAACAGTTCCTCTCTCAGGCCTGCATGGTACAGAGGTGTCCAGGAATGATAACATGGGTGAGATACTGAATGAATGTACACGGGATTCTCTCCCTGTCAGGGGTTTGCCAACTTCTCCATCACCATGAACTGTCTTGTGGAAACTTTCCCTCCCATTCACGATTctataacatccctgtggcaattACAGATTTTTATGCAGTGTGATGACAGGCCACTCAGCCAGCTGATCCTCTAGACCTGCAGCCCAGTGTGGCTCCTGTTCTGTTGTTGAAGAGGAAGTGAAGCTGGCTGCCTCCATTCCAGGTGCTTTTAATGGCCTACAGGCTCTTCTTTGTAATGGGAAGCCTGGACACTCATAGAAGCAGCTGTTAACAAGGAGAGCTAACACCCTGTGTCCAGCACCCTAAGCCACAGTCTGGGAACTACCAGTCCCTGGGGATTTTCTAATAGTTCTTATACATAGTTTTCCCTCCCACTAAACACCCTTCCTTCCTCACCCCTCAAATACCAGCTGGGTATCTGGAGGACACAGGAAAGGTTTAGCTCTCACCTAGGTCACAGAGGGGATATGGGCACTAAGGAGAATCCCGTGTCATGGATGGGCTGCTGTAACTTCTGGATTAGTGTTCACTGCTTGGAAAATGAGTTTCCCACCCGTAGAGCTGCATAGGGGCAAAATCTAGCGTAGACAAAGCCCAGTTTGGTGAATGCAGCAACCAGCTGTGGGCACTGCTTTGGCCTTTGATAGACATAGCTGCCCTCTGTAGGCAACTTGTGGTATTGATGGCCAAAACTCAAGTCTAGTACATTTCACACCTCTAGTGCAAAAAGCTCAACCAGTCAAGGTTCTCCTTTGGCCTCTGGCTCCCATCAGGCTGTGTTTACCCTACCAAAATCTTGTTATCTTTTTGCCTCTGTAGTTAGTAAGGTTATACCGTGCGGACCAAACTAATTTATGTTTACAGGCATGTGCTTCTGAACCATTAAAGGGCTCAAAATCACGTGGCCTCTGGTCTTCTGATTTCAGTCGCTGGGGATGAGTCAGCCCCAGAGAAGAGCCTTTGAGGCACTGAAACGCCAGTGAACATAAATACATGAAATACACACACAGGGTGCATGAAGAACAAGAAATGGCTACATGAACAAGTGGGGGCAGTTCCAGCTTCCTGCCCTCTCTAACATAGCCAAGCTTGCTGCATATGCTCACGTGGCAATGCTGGTTTAAAGGGCCCTGTGTTTGTGGCTTACAGAGATCAAAAATGTGGTGGACAActgtaaaaaaacccccaaccctgATCAGAAAGACAGCGATGGGGACGGAGTGGGGGACGTGTGTGACAGCTGCCCCACCATCAGTAACCCAGACCAGGCAAGTAAACGCCACTCCGGCTTGAGCTctctccacctccttctcttctttccACTGGGCGTGGCAGCATGGATgccacccccactgcccagccctgggctgccttGCTGGTAACTTgacaagattgagagctgctaTTTGCAAGTGACAATCTCTACAGAAGTGCAGCCTGTAGAGaccacagctcccagcatgcaatggGCCTGAGTGAGCAGCAGCTTTGTATCCTAGGATACTACTCTCCATGACTGCTGGGGGGAGACATGTTCCCGTTCACATGGAGCACCACAGGAGAAACTGCTTCCTCCGTGGGGCTCTCTTCACCTCATCAGCTCGAAGTATCAGTTGAGAGGGGCAGGTTCTTATAGGCCCAAGCAGTCTCAGTTCTTCCTTGGGATCTAAATCTTCAGTCCAGCTAGGCCAAGTTTAAGCTGATtgttaatgttttgttttacCAGAAAGATGCTGACCATGACCTTGTGGGGGACCTGTGTGACACCAACCAGGACCGGTGAGAACCAGCTGCACCTAGGCTTGTTTATGCCACACAGAATCCAGGAGGCAGGAGTGTTTGGGGAACAAGTAACAGCTGGCCCTGAGGCAACTATTGGTCTATTGAAGACATGTCCAGCTTGAGTGAATTTAAAAATCATGGCTAAAGTCACAGGTTAGATTTTTTTGGCTGGTGAAACCACCAGCTGCCACTTTCCTGCTGTCAGGCAGGATCCAAACTCACCTGATAGGTGGGTGCGTTTGTGTTATTGTAAAACACACACACGTGTTGCAGGCGTCTTGCTGTTGCGTTTGGGGCAAAGTTCATGTGCCCCTGTTGCGCCCTTCAGTATCCACTGGTCTTGCCCGATGTTCCAATATCACCTTGTCTGACGTTCTCTCTGCCAGAGACGGGGACGGCCACCAGGACTCCCAGGATAACTGCCCCTCAGTGCCCAATAGCTCCCAGCTGGACACGGACCACGACGGGATTGGAGATGAATGTGATGACGACGATGACAATGATGGGATTCCGGATCTAAGACCTCCTGGCCCTGACAACTGCCGGCTAGTCCCCaaccctggccaagacgactcaGACAGTAAGGGGAACACGTGTCAcactagccctgccccttcttgcTTTCAGTCACATGGGAGCCAGTTTAAAGAACATTTAGGAGACCTGACTTCCTTTTCTTGGGTGTAGTGACTGACCCAGGTATCACCCAGGTGCCCAGTACCCATCAGTGGGGTCCATGGATGGGAGCCAGCATGCTCCTGACTGTCCAAGAAGCACTCACAGTTTAGAACATTTCAAAGGGGTTAAAAGGTGTGaattccttccccatcccccacaccaTTATCAGCACTGTGACTGGGAGGGCGAACCAGCCCCAGGTGAGGGTTCCTACAAAACCGTCTCAAGAGAATGCCAGCTGTACATGGAGACTCGGCCCCAGCAGGGCACCTACCTGGGATGGTGGTTGTATTCATTCAGATGGACTACATGGGCCAAAGGCGTTACCAGAATCTAGTCACTCAACCAGGCTAAACAGGTCTGGGGTTTGCTAGAGAAACATCCGGCTGCTTAGCACCGTGGTACAAACGCTATTACAAATCCTGTTAATCTTTAATAAAAGACACAAAGAGAAGTGGGACAGGttaaagtatttgaaatgtaaagtataaaTCAGGTTTTTGTGTTAACAACAGCCCTTGTTCTCTTTCCCTGGCGAGAGTTTTTCG from Lepidochelys kempii isolate rLepKem1 chromosome 25, rLepKem1.hap2, whole genome shotgun sequence includes the following:
- the COMP gene encoding cartilage oligomeric matrix protein, with the protein product MISTLAFIFLLSLCCPFASSQTTTVGGDDVGRQMLTEMRETNLALKEVRDLLKQQIKEITFLKNTVMECDACGMNTGATGPRITITQFPRCLSNPCFPGVTCTETGSGFRCGPCPLGFTGNGTHCTDINECSMNPCFPRVNCVNTAPGFHCDPCPTGYTGPAPEGVGLAFARANKQVCTDINECETDSARACVPNSICINTRGSYKCGSCKPGFVGDQIVGCRSQTERRCPNGQLSPCHEKARCIVERDGTISCVCIVGWAGNGYVCGRDTDIDGFPDEKLRCTDQKCRKDNCVTVPNSGQEDADRDGIGDACDDDADGDGILNAEDNCVLVRNADQRNTDKDSFGDACDNCRHVKNNDQQDSDSDGKGDACDDDIDGDKIKNVVDNCKKTPNPDQKDSDGDGVGDVCDSCPTISNPDQKDADHDLVGDLCDTNQDRDGDGHQDSQDNCPSVPNSSQLDTDHDGIGDECDDDDDNDGIPDLRPPGPDNCRLVPNPGQDDSDSDGVGDLCEDDFDKDQVIDRIDVCPENAEVTLTDFRAFQTVVLDPEGDAQIDPNWIVLNQGMEIVQTMNSDPGLAVGYTAFNGVDFEGTFHVNTATDDDYAGFIFGYQDSSSFYVVMWKQMEQTYWQANPFRAVAEPGIQLKAVKSKTGPGEYLRNSLWHTGDTTDQVKLLWKDPRNSGWKDKTSYRWFLQHRPQVGYIRARFYEGPEMVADSGVILDTAMRGGRLGVFCFSQENIIWSNLRYRCNDTIPEDYETFRTQLDQPTA